One Apostichopus japonicus isolate 1M-3 chromosome 7, ASM3797524v1, whole genome shotgun sequence genomic region harbors:
- the LOC139970228 gene encoding stabilizer of axonemal microtubules 3-like, whose product MTRDQRFDLKHTSSGKGLDYRPGYYFPASDFKTTIDNPLPPDLAKQDEIIKPFTTTTGETHNLKHHGGVLSNDQHMKAPGRWNVHYNKDLREKLQDRPWRKPLTMGCQETEVQAQYKGAQTQPGVDFGRKLASNPQSTNLQTHHKSMPSPVKENLPKYKPTLVRDDGVMQILDPYVPTSHRTHKRFSRHELDGVPKKDAATYWRCEDYPQAWGHGTKHNLLPKGSVPREQRRGPMRDKMVFKTPIIEPVRWPEKFQRCPHDGIKSIQTTSYQTPSDPKMREIFSCPVDTPWVIPEAGPQQTFSVPNMYKTEYGTYASGKPVITL is encoded by the exons ATGACTCGAGATCAACGGTTCGATCTAAAGCACACCAGTTCTGGCAAAGGACTTGATTACAGGCCAGGATATTATTTTCCTGCTTCAGATTTTAAG ACAACAATTGACAATCCTTTACCCCCTGATCTGGCAAAGCAAGATGAAATCATCAAACCTTTCACCACAACCACTGGAGAAACACATAACTTGAAACATCATGGAGGAGTACTTAGCAACGATCAGCACATGAAAGCACCAGGACGTTGGAATGTTCACTATAACAAAGATTTAAGAGAAAAG CTTCAAGACCGTCCATGGAGAAAACCATTAACAATGGGATGCCAGGAAACAGAGGTGCAAGCACAATATAAAGGAGCCCAGACCCAGCCTGGTGTAGATTTTGGTAGAAAACTGGCTAGCAACCCCCAATCAACTAACTTACAGACCCACCACAAGAGTATGCCATCTCCAGTGAAG GAAAACCTTCCTAAGTACAAACCGACATTAGTACGAGATGATGGAGTGATGCAGATACTGGATCCCTATGTCCCAACATCTCACAGGACCCACAAGAGATTCAGCAGACATGAACTGGATGGAGTGCCAAAGAAGGATGCTGCCACCTATTGGAGGTGTGAGGACTATCCTCAGGCATGGGGTCATGGAACAAAGCATAA TCTCCTACCAAAAGGATCTGTACCCAGAGAGCAGCGACGAGGACCAATGAGAGACAAGATGGTGTTCAAAACTCCAATCATTGAACCTGTCCGCTGGCCAGAGAAGTTTCAGCGGTGTCCTCATGATGGTATTAAATCCATCCAAACCACATCATATCAAACTCCGTCAGATCCAAAGATGCGTGAAATATTTTCTTGTCCTGTTGATACTCCTTGGGTAATTCCTGAAGCAGGACCCCAACAAACATTCTCAGTACCCAATATGTACAAGACAGAATATGGAACATATGCAAGTGGCAAACCTGTGATAACTTTATGA